The DNA region GGTCGGAGAGGCGCTTGCCCTGCGCCACCAGGATCTGCGCCTGCACCAGGTTCCGGCCGGTGATGCTCTCGGTGACGGTGTGCTCGACCTGGATGCGCGGGTTGACCTCGATGAAGTAGTGGTGCCCCTGCTGATCGACCAGGAACTCCACCGTGCCGGCGTTCCGGTAGCTCACCGACCGCGCGATCTTCAGCGCGTCGCCGCAGATGGCCTCGCGCTGCGCCTCGGTGAGCGCGAGCGACGGCGCGAACTCGACCACCTTCTGGTGGCGGCGCTGGATGGAGCAGTCGCGCTCGAACAGGTGGACGAGGTTGCCGTGGTGGTCGCCCAGCACCTGGACCTCGATGTGCTTGGGGCGCTCGATGTAGCGCTCCAGGAACACCGCCGCGTTGCCGAACGCGGCGCGGGCCTCGCTGCGCGCCGAGACCAGCCCCTCCAGCAGCTCCTTCTGGCTGCGCGCCACGCGCATGCCGCGGCCGCCGCCGCCGGCGCTCGCCTTGACGATGATGGGGTAGCCGTGCTGCTTCGCGAAGATGAGCGCCTCCTCGTCGTGGAGGATGGGCTCGGGGGTGCCGGGGACCACCGGCACGCCGGCGGCCTGCGCGGCCTTGCGCCCGGCCACCTTGTCGCCCAGCTTGCGCTGCATCTCGGAGGTCGGGCCGACGAACGCGATGCCGGCCCGCTCGCAGGCCTCGGAGAACTCCGGGTTCTCGGAGAGGAAGCCGTAGCCCGGGTGGATCGCGTCCACCTCCAGCCGCCTCGCCAGCTCCACGATCTCCTCGATGCCGAGGTAGGCGTCGATGGGCGGCTTGCCCTTGCCGACGAGGTACGCCTCGTCGGCCTTGTAGCGGTGCAGCGAGAGGCGGTCCTCCTCCGAGTAGATGGCGATGGTCTGGATGCCGAGCTCGGTGCAGGCTCGGAAGATCCGGATCGCGATCTCGCCGCGGTTCGCGGCCATCACGCGCTTGAACGGGATCGTCATGTCGGGCTCCGGGACGACGAAGCGGCGCGCGCACGCGGGGCGCGCGCCGTTGGCGAGGTGGAGAGTCGATGGCGATCGCCGTCCGCTCTGGGGCGGGCGAGGAACGGGGCGTCGAGGATCAAGTCGGGCGTCACGGGCTCGGCTCGGTCCAGCGGTTCGGCGTCGGGCTGGGAAGTGGAGCACAGCCTGCCGCACCGTGTCGAGGGGGCGCGGCAGGGCGGCGCGTGATTCTCCGGTCGGCGACCGGAGCGGTCCACGAGACGGACGGTGAAGCGGCCGCGCCGGGGCCGGCGGCGTCGCGCGCGCTCCGCTAGCCGCGGGCCAGCAGGTAGCGCCCGAGCTCCTGGTCCACGCCGGCGATGTGCCGCCGGAGCCAGTCGGAGATCCAGTTGTGCAGCGTCAGCGCGGCGAGCGGGCTGGCGCCGCTGCGCTGGACCTCGCCCGCCAGCTCCTCGAAGTCGCGGCGGAACGCGTCGTGGGCGGCCTTGTGCGCGGCGTACTCCGGGAACCCGGCCGCCCGCATCTCCCGCTCCTCGGCCTCGAAGTGCTCGATCACGTAGTCGGCGAGGAACTCGAGCAGCGGCTGGACCTCGGTGCGGTCCCCGGCGCGCAGCGCCACGATCAGGCGCGCGGCCCGGCGGAACAGCTCCTGGTGCTGGGCGTCGATCTCGGCCACCCCCACCGAGAGCGACGGCGTCCACTCGATCACCATGGCGCGCCCAGTATCCCCGGTCCCCGCCGTCGCCGCCACGGCAACGGCGCCGCAGCCCGGCTCACCGGGTTCCCCGCAGGTGCCGCGCCAGGTGCGCGTCGGTCGCGCCGATGTGCGTGGCCAGCCAGTCGGCGATCCAGGTCTCCGCGCGCACCGCGATGGCGGCGGTCGGCCCGGCCCGCTCGAACAGCTCGCGCAGCGCGTGGTACTCGCGCACGAACCGGTCGTGGGAGGCCTTGTGCACGGTCAGCCCCGGGAACGCGGTCTCGGACATGATCCGCTCCTCGTCCGCGAAGTGCTCGACCACGTAGCTGCCCAGGAACTCGAACAGCGGCGCGACCTCGGCGCGATCCCCGCGCGCCAGGGCCTGGACCAGCGACTCGTACCTGCGGAACAGCTCCTGATGCTGCCGGTCGATCACGTCGTGACCGAGCTCCAGCGCCGGGCTCCAGCGCGCGCCCATCCGGTTTCCCCCTCGACTCCCCCGGGCGGCACAGTCCCCCGGGCGGCGCGTTGGGGGTAGTCCCTCGGCCCGGCGACCCCGCCCCCGTGTCCCCAGGCGTGCGCGCGCGCGAAAAGCTTGCCGGCTCCCCGGCGCGCGAGGTGGAGCCAACCCCGCGAAAAAGCAGGGGCTACGTCGAAGACGCGCGGCACGAAAGCTGCTATCTTCGCCAGCTCCGCTCCACATGGGGCCGTGGAACCCCTCCGAAGGCACCTCGACGATGACGGCCAGCACCTCCCCCCGCGAGATCCCGTTCAACTACACCTCGGCCGACGACCGCCAGGCCATCTCCCACCTGCTCGGTCCGCACGTCTGGCAGAAGCTCGAGGAGCTCCGCGGGCTGCGCGTCACCGGCCGCAGCGCGCGCCTGCTGATGCGGTTCTTCGGGGAGATCCTGATCCACCGGCGCAACCCCTTCCTGTTCCAGGAGCTGGTCGAGTCCCGCGCCCGGCGCCGCCGCTTCTTCTCGAACATCGAGACCGACCTCGGCCTGGTCGAGAAGAACGCCAGCGGCGAGGCCCGGGTGCTGGAGGTCCTCTCGGAGAGCCGCCAGCTGCTCGCCGCGTTCCGCCAGGAGGTGGACGGGACCCCGGAGCTGCGGCGCCGGCTGCAGCGCGAGCTGGGCGCGGTGGTGGGCAAGGACGCGGTGCTGTTCGACCCGTTCACGCTCGTGTCGCACGCCACCGACGCCACCGACTGGCGCCTGCACCTGCCGGTCGCGGTGGTGATGCCCGACGACGAGCGCCAGGTCGCGCCGGTGCTGGCGGGGATCGCGCGGCTGGGCCTCAAGGCCATCCCGCGCGGCGGGGGCACCGGCCTCACCGGCGGCGCCGTCCCGCTGCGGCCCGGCTGCGTGGTGGTGAACACCGAGAAGCTGAACCGGATCCGCGGCGTCTCGCAGCGCGACCTCACGCTGGCGGACGGCCGGACCGCGGCCGCGCAGGTGGTGGACCTCGAGGCCGGCGTGGTCACCGAGACGGCCATGGAGCACGCCGCCGCGCGCGGCCTGGTGTTCGCGACCGACCCCACCAGCGCCTGGGCCTGCACCATCGGCGGCAACATCGCCGAGAACGCCGGCGGCAAGGACTGCGTGCAGTGGGGCACCTGCATCGACAACCTGATCTCCTGGCGGATGGCGATGCCGTCCGGCCGGCTCTGGACGGTCCGGCGCACCGATCACCAGCTCCGCAAGATCCTCCCGGAGGACACGGTCACCTTCGAGGTGACCGACCAGGACGGCGCGGTGGTGAAGACGGTCGCGCTGCGCGGCGCCGACGTCCGCAAGAAGGGGCTCTGGAAGGACATCACCAACAAGGCGCTGGGCGGCGTGCCGGGGCTGCAGAAGGAGGGCACCGACGGCGTCATCACCTCGGCGGAGTTCATCCTCTACCCCGAGTTCGAGGTGAAGCGGACGCTGTGCCTGGAGTTCTTCGGTCCGGACTTCGACGAGGCCTCCCGGGTGATCCTCCAGCTCGCCCGCGCGTTCCCGTTCCCGAACGACGGGAAGGAGACGCTCACCGCGCTGGAGCACTTCGACGACGAGTACGTCCGCGCCATCGACTACAAGGTGAAGGCCGCGCGGGCCGACACGCCGCGGGCGGTGCTGCTCATCGACGTGGTGGGCCACTCGGCCGAGGAGGCGGCGCGCGGCGTGGGCACCATCCGCGGGATCCTCGACGAGCACCCCAACACCGAGCTGTTCGAGGCGCGCGACGCGGCCGAGGGCAAGCGCTTCTGGGCCGACCGCAAGAAGCTGGGCGCCATCGCCCGGCGCACCAACGCGTTCAAGATGAACGAGGACATCGTCCTCCCGCTCGACCAGCTGGCCGGGTTCGCGCGGTTCGTCGAGGACATGAACGTGGAGGAGGAGCGGTACGCGCAGGGCCGGCTGGTGGACCGGGCCGAGGAGCTGCTGCGGACCACCGAGCCGCCGCGCGAGGACCCGGAGTGGCTCGCCGGCAAGATCCCCGCCGCGCTGGAGCGCTGCGCCCGCGCCCGCGACGCCATCACCCGCGCCGGCCCGAAGGACCTGCGCGCGCTGGCGCTGCTGGAGGACTTCCGCCGCGATCTCGCCAAGCTGATGCGCGGCTGGCCCGAGCTGACCCGCGCGGTGGACCGGGCGCACCAGGAGGTGCGCGACCGGCTGGTGGTGCTCGCGACGCACATGCACGCGGGCGACGGCAACGTCCACGTGAACATCCCGGTGCTGTCCAACGACCGCCCCATGCTGCGGCGGACCGAGCACGTGCTCGACGTGGTGATGGAGAAGGTCGTGTCGCTCGGGGGCGTGGTCTCCGGCGAGCACGGCATCGGCATCACCAAGCTGAAGTACCTGGAGCCCGAGCGCATCGAGGAGCTGTCGGCGCACCGGCGCGACGTGGATCCCGGCGGGCTGATGAACCCGGGCAAGCTCGAGGACGTGGACGTGCTCGACCGCGTCTTCACGCCGTCGTTCAACCTCCTCGAGCTGGAGGCGCGCATCCTCCAGCACGGCCAGCTGGAGGAGCTGGCCCGCGCCATCGCGCACTGCGTCCGCTGCGGCAAGTGCAAGCCGGACTGCTGCGTGTACCACCCGGCGCGCGGCATGTTCTTCCACCCGCGCAACAAGAACCTGGCGATCGGCTCGCTGATCGAGGCGCTGCTCTACGACGCCCAGCGCAAGCGCTCCACGCGCTTCGAGCTGCTGCGGTGGCTGGAGGAGGTCGCCGACCACTGCACCATCTGCCACAAGTGCCTGAAGCCCTGCCCGGTGGACATCGACTCGGGCAAGGTGTCGATCCTGGAGCGCGAGATCCTGGCGAGCTGGGGCTACAAGCGCTCCACCGCGGCGACGCGCGCCACGCTCGGCTACCTCGACAGCCGCTCGCCCGCCTACAACCGGGCGTTCCGCGCCACGGTGGTGCAGATCGGCGGCGCGCTGCAGCGGGCCGGCTGCGAGGTGACGGCGCCGTTCCAGCCGAAGGACGCCGCGCCGCGGCTCTACCCGCTCCAGCTCCTGCGCGCGCCCATGCCGCCGGCGCCGCCGGAGACGCTGCACGACGTGCTCCCCGCCTGCGAGCAGGACCAGGTGCTGGTGTTCGAGCCGGGCGGCGGCGCCGAGGCCGAGCGGACCGTGTTCTACTTCCCGGGCTGCGGCTCGGAGCGGCTCCAGTCGCACATCTCGATGGCCGCCATCCACGTGCTCACCGAGCTGCGCACGCGGGTGATCCTGCCGCCGCCGTTCATGT from Anaeromyxobacter dehalogenans 2CP-C includes:
- a CDS encoding DUF3683 domain-containing protein, encoding MTASTSPREIPFNYTSADDRQAISHLLGPHVWQKLEELRGLRVTGRSARLLMRFFGEILIHRRNPFLFQELVESRARRRRFFSNIETDLGLVEKNASGEARVLEVLSESRQLLAAFRQEVDGTPELRRRLQRELGAVVGKDAVLFDPFTLVSHATDATDWRLHLPVAVVMPDDERQVAPVLAGIARLGLKAIPRGGGTGLTGGAVPLRPGCVVVNTEKLNRIRGVSQRDLTLADGRTAAAQVVDLEAGVVTETAMEHAAARGLVFATDPTSAWACTIGGNIAENAGGKDCVQWGTCIDNLISWRMAMPSGRLWTVRRTDHQLRKILPEDTVTFEVTDQDGAVVKTVALRGADVRKKGLWKDITNKALGGVPGLQKEGTDGVITSAEFILYPEFEVKRTLCLEFFGPDFDEASRVILQLARAFPFPNDGKETLTALEHFDDEYVRAIDYKVKAARADTPRAVLLIDVVGHSAEEAARGVGTIRGILDEHPNTELFEARDAAEGKRFWADRKKLGAIARRTNAFKMNEDIVLPLDQLAGFARFVEDMNVEEERYAQGRLVDRAEELLRTTEPPREDPEWLAGKIPAALERCARARDAITRAGPKDLRALALLEDFRRDLAKLMRGWPELTRAVDRAHQEVRDRLVVLATHMHAGDGNVHVNIPVLSNDRPMLRRTEHVLDVVMEKVVSLGGVVSGEHGIGITKLKYLEPERIEELSAHRRDVDPGGLMNPGKLEDVDVLDRVFTPSFNLLELEARILQHGQLEELARAIAHCVRCGKCKPDCCVYHPARGMFFHPRNKNLAIGSLIEALLYDAQRKRSTRFELLRWLEEVADHCTICHKCLKPCPVDIDSGKVSILEREILASWGYKRSTAATRATLGYLDSRSPAYNRAFRATVVQIGGALQRAGCEVTAPFQPKDAAPRLYPLQLLRAPMPPAPPETLHDVLPACEQDQVLVFEPGGGAEAERTVFYFPGCGSERLQSHISMAAIHVLTELRTRVILPPPFMCCGFPQKVNGKADTYSQTVLRDTILFSQIRDMFAHLQFDACIVTCGTCREGLAEMEAGRIFGGRLVDVSRYALERGLKLEGTGGDFLYHAPCHDSLDGKAQEVLVKIGGFGKVEAVPHCCSEAGTLTLSRPDITDAMLHRKRAAFAEALETRPGGATVLTNCPSCVQGLGRNAPMGVQPKHLAIALAERMSGPGWLELFRSNAARAHAVHF
- a CDS encoding bacteriohemerythrin, with the translated sequence MVIEWTPSLSVGVAEIDAQHQELFRRAARLIVALRAGDRTEVQPLLEFLADYVIEHFEAEEREMRAAGFPEYAAHKAAHDAFRRDFEELAGEVQRSGASPLAALTLHNWISDWLRRHIAGVDQELGRYLLARG
- a CDS encoding bacteriohemerythrin; this encodes MGARWSPALELGHDVIDRQHQELFRRYESLVQALARGDRAEVAPLFEFLGSYVVEHFADEERIMSETAFPGLTVHKASHDRFVREYHALRELFERAGPTAAIAVRAETWIADWLATHIGATDAHLARHLRGTR